From the Arthrobacter sp. PM3 genome, one window contains:
- a CDS encoding amino acid permease, translating to MPNSLSNSPNDEVGLYEADGGHAHASDALIHAEDAGYHKSLKPRQIQMIAIGGAIGTGLFLGAGGRLNAAGPSLVIAYAVCGFFAFLILRALGELVLHRPSSGSFVSYAREFYGEKAAFISGWFYWINWATTTIVDITAAALYMNFFGKYVPWMGAVPQWAWALIALIAVLCLNLASVKVFGELEFWFALVKVAALVAFLLVGSYFVMFGTPVQSQEVGFSLITDNGGIFPNGLLPMIILMQGVLFAYASIELIGTAAGETENPEKIMPKAINSVVLRIAVFYVGSVILLALLLPYTSYQKGVSPFVTFFGSLGIQGVDVIMNLVVLTAALSSLNAGLYSTGRILRSMSMAGSAPKFAQRMNKAGVPYGGIAITAGVSLLGVPLNYLVPGQAFEIVLNVASVGIVVTWATIVLCQIQLKRWADKGWLERPSFRMFGAPYTSYLSLVFLLGVLVMVFIDSPLTLLVTLVAIALMVGGWYACRKQIHAIAETRDGFTGASPVLANRTPIR from the coding sequence ATGCCCAACAGCCTGTCCAACAGCCCCAATGACGAGGTTGGTTTGTACGAGGCCGATGGTGGCCACGCCCATGCTTCGGATGCCCTCATCCACGCGGAGGACGCCGGCTACCACAAGAGCCTGAAGCCCCGGCAGATCCAGATGATCGCGATCGGCGGGGCCATCGGAACCGGCCTGTTCCTGGGTGCCGGCGGCCGGCTCAACGCGGCCGGCCCTTCCCTGGTCATCGCCTACGCCGTCTGCGGCTTCTTCGCCTTCCTGATCCTGCGCGCCCTCGGAGAACTGGTGCTGCACCGGCCGTCGTCGGGCTCGTTCGTGTCCTACGCCCGCGAATTCTACGGAGAGAAGGCCGCGTTCATCTCCGGCTGGTTCTACTGGATCAACTGGGCCACCACCACCATCGTGGACATCACCGCCGCGGCCCTCTACATGAACTTCTTCGGCAAATACGTCCCCTGGATGGGCGCCGTCCCGCAGTGGGCATGGGCGCTGATCGCCCTCATCGCGGTCCTCTGCCTCAACCTTGCCTCGGTTAAAGTCTTCGGCGAACTCGAGTTCTGGTTCGCCTTGGTCAAGGTGGCCGCCCTCGTCGCGTTCCTGCTGGTCGGCAGCTACTTCGTCATGTTCGGCACCCCCGTGCAAAGCCAGGAAGTCGGCTTCAGCCTCATCACCGACAACGGCGGCATCTTCCCCAACGGCCTGCTGCCCATGATCATCCTCATGCAGGGCGTGCTGTTCGCCTACGCCTCGATCGAACTGATCGGCACGGCCGCCGGCGAAACCGAAAACCCCGAAAAGATCATGCCGAAGGCCATCAACTCCGTGGTCCTCCGCATCGCCGTTTTCTATGTCGGCTCGGTCATCCTGCTCGCCCTGTTGCTGCCCTACACCTCGTACCAAAAAGGCGTGAGCCCGTTCGTGACGTTCTTCGGTTCTCTCGGCATCCAGGGCGTGGACGTCATCATGAACCTCGTAGTCCTCACAGCCGCCCTGTCATCCCTGAACGCCGGCCTGTACTCCACCGGCCGCATCCTGCGCTCCATGTCAATGGCGGGGTCGGCCCCGAAGTTTGCGCAGCGGATGAACAAAGCCGGCGTCCCCTACGGCGGCATCGCCATCACCGCGGGCGTTTCCCTCCTCGGGGTCCCGCTGAACTACCTGGTCCCGGGCCAGGCGTTCGAGATTGTCCTGAACGTCGCCTCGGTGGGCATCGTCGTCACCTGGGCCACCATCGTGCTCTGCCAGATCCAGCTCAAGCGGTGGGCGGACAAGGGCTGGCTGGAACGGCCCTCTTTTCGGATGTTCGGTGCCCCCTACACCAGCTACCTCTCCCTGGTCTTCCTGCTCGGCGTGCTCGTGATGGTGTTCATCGACTCCCCGCTCACGCTGCTGGTGACCCTGGTGGCCATCGCGCTGATGGTCGGCGGCTGGTACGCCTGCCGGAAACAGATCCACGCCATCGCCGAGACCCGCGACGGCTTCACGGGCGCCTCCCCCGTGCTGGCCAACCGGACTCCGATCCGCTAA
- a CDS encoding thiamine pyrophosphate-dependent enzyme → MTATDTQPVDGDTLAPFQTVPETNPDSPNGNGPLKSAGHVIVDSLVAHGVERTFVVPGESFLDVLDGLHGSDIETVVCRHEGGAAYMAEADGKMNQRPGVAMVTRGPGAANAHVGLHTAWQDSTPMVLFVGLIPFAHRDREAFQEFDIKAWFDTGAKRVMVLDHAERASEIVAEAMFAAMSGRPGPVVVGLPEDIIRQQVSPALHPAVPVAAGGMSATDAGALAEALAEAKKPLFVTGGNDWTQDAATQLTEWLEKHSIPAAAEWRTQGTVSFDSPSYVGPIGYGRPRPTYDLLEETDLLVFVGTVPGDVITDGFVCRQDWNKKNFLVTIDPSLRGRSGPVSRQIVAKPDAFVRDLAGIELPVKDEWKAWTARMRAEQSAFAWLPPATPGNGPAKMDTLMANLVPRLPEDAQVTFGAGEHTNWAHRYFPTRRYASMLSARNGSMGYSVPSAIAASLASPGRRVVTIAGDGEFLMNGQELATAAQYGATPLVIVMDNQEYGTIRTHQERHYPSRVSGTQLKNPDFGLMARAFGGFGITVAEDKDIPAALDAALAAIDQDGVFALIHLIVEQRVKAY, encoded by the coding sequence ATGACCGCAACCGACACGCAGCCAGTCGACGGCGACACCCTCGCCCCCTTCCAGACCGTCCCGGAGACTAACCCGGACAGCCCCAACGGCAACGGTCCCCTCAAATCCGCCGGGCACGTGATTGTCGATTCGCTCGTGGCCCACGGCGTCGAACGCACCTTTGTTGTTCCCGGCGAGAGCTTCCTGGACGTCCTCGACGGACTGCACGGCTCGGACATCGAGACCGTCGTCTGTCGGCACGAGGGCGGCGCCGCGTACATGGCCGAGGCCGACGGCAAGATGAACCAGCGGCCCGGCGTCGCCATGGTCACCCGCGGGCCGGGCGCCGCGAACGCCCATGTGGGGCTGCACACCGCGTGGCAGGATTCGACGCCGATGGTGCTGTTCGTGGGCCTGATCCCCTTCGCGCACCGGGACCGCGAGGCGTTCCAGGAGTTCGACATCAAGGCCTGGTTCGACACCGGCGCCAAGCGCGTCATGGTGCTGGACCACGCCGAGCGGGCCTCGGAGATCGTTGCCGAGGCCATGTTCGCGGCGATGAGCGGGCGGCCCGGCCCGGTCGTCGTCGGCCTGCCGGAGGACATCATCCGCCAGCAGGTGAGCCCCGCCCTGCACCCGGCCGTCCCGGTGGCTGCAGGTGGCATGAGCGCCACGGACGCCGGCGCCCTGGCTGAGGCCCTGGCCGAGGCCAAGAAGCCGCTCTTTGTCACCGGCGGCAACGACTGGACCCAGGACGCGGCCACCCAGCTCACGGAGTGGCTCGAAAAGCACTCCATCCCGGCCGCGGCGGAATGGCGGACGCAGGGCACCGTCTCCTTCGACTCCCCCAGCTATGTGGGGCCGATCGGCTACGGCCGCCCCCGCCCCACGTACGACCTCTTGGAGGAAACCGACCTCCTCGTCTTCGTCGGCACCGTGCCCGGCGATGTCATCACGGACGGGTTCGTCTGCCGGCAGGACTGGAACAAAAAGAACTTCCTGGTCACTATCGACCCGTCACTGCGCGGCCGCTCCGGCCCGGTGTCGCGACAGATCGTGGCCAAACCCGACGCCTTCGTCCGGGACCTCGCGGGCATTGAGCTTCCCGTGAAGGACGAGTGGAAGGCCTGGACGGCCAGGATGCGCGCCGAGCAGTCGGCGTTCGCGTGGCTGCCCCCGGCCACGCCCGGGAACGGGCCCGCGAAGATGGACACCCTGATGGCGAACCTCGTGCCCCGGCTCCCCGAGGACGCCCAGGTCACCTTCGGCGCGGGCGAGCACACCAACTGGGCACACCGCTACTTCCCCACCCGGCGCTACGCGTCCATGCTCAGCGCCCGCAACGGCTCCATGGGGTACTCGGTGCCCTCGGCCATCGCCGCATCGCTGGCCAGCCCGGGTCGCCGGGTGGTCACGATTGCCGGCGACGGGGAATTCCTCATGAATGGGCAGGAACTCGCCACGGCCGCCCAGTACGGCGCCACCCCGCTTGTCATCGTCATGGACAACCAGGAATACGGCACCATCCGCACCCACCAGGAGCGCCACTATCCCTCCCGGGTCTCCGGCACCCAGCTGAAGAACCCAGATTTCGGCCTGATGGCCCGCGCCTTCGGCGGCTTCGGCATCACCGTCGCCGAGGACAAGGACATCCCGGCCGCCCTCGACGCCGCGCTGGCGGCCATCGACCAGGACGGCGTGTTCGCCCTCATCCACCTCATCGTCGAACAGCGGGTGAAGGCCTACTAA
- a CDS encoding SDR family NAD(P)-dependent oxidoreductase — protein sequence MGNEASWQETVTAGRFAGRTVIVTGAGSGIGQATALRVAREGGRVIAADISKERLDALVQENPGLDLVPVPGDISTEETVAAVLAAAGGRVDALANVAGIMDNFTPIHEVDDETWERVFRINVTALMRLTRAVVPLMLEAGTGSVVNIASEAGLRGSAAGATYTASKHAVIGLTKNSAVMYGPKGLRFNAVAPGATITNIEAPWGSELGAARLQPLIGANIPAPATAAQLAASITFLLSDDGTNINGAVLASDGGWSAV from the coding sequence ATGGGCAACGAAGCTTCATGGCAGGAAACCGTCACGGCCGGCCGCTTTGCGGGCAGGACCGTCATCGTCACCGGCGCCGGATCGGGCATCGGGCAGGCGACGGCCCTGCGGGTCGCCAGGGAGGGCGGCCGGGTGATCGCGGCCGACATCAGCAAGGAGCGTCTGGACGCCCTGGTGCAGGAGAACCCCGGCCTCGACCTGGTGCCCGTGCCCGGCGACATCTCCACCGAGGAGACCGTTGCCGCCGTTCTCGCCGCGGCCGGCGGGCGGGTGGACGCACTGGCGAACGTCGCCGGGATCATGGACAACTTCACGCCGATCCACGAGGTGGACGATGAAACGTGGGAGCGGGTGTTCCGGATCAACGTCACGGCCCTCATGCGCCTGACCCGGGCCGTCGTGCCGCTCATGCTTGAAGCCGGCACCGGGTCCGTGGTCAATATCGCGTCCGAGGCCGGGCTGCGCGGGTCCGCCGCCGGCGCGACCTACACGGCGTCCAAGCACGCCGTGATCGGCCTGACCAAGAACTCGGCCGTCATGTACGGACCGAAGGGACTGCGGTTCAACGCTGTGGCGCCCGGGGCCACCATCACGAACATCGAGGCCCCCTGGGGATCCGAACTCGGTGCCGCACGCCTCCAGCCGCTCATAGGCGCGAACATCCCGGCGCCCGCCACCGCGGCGCAGCTGGCGGCCTCGATCACCTTCCTGCTCAGCGACGACGGCACCAACATCAACGGTGCGGTCCTCGCCTCCGACGGCGGCTGGTCGGCCGTCTAG
- a CDS encoding TetR/AcrR family transcriptional regulator, with the protein MNIGQPPATRPPSDERAAGRPATINPDAVARIALHLFAERGYEATSMEDIASAAGIGRKSLYRYFASKADLVWGGIEPAAEAAGLALDTAADGGTSRSAPGTGSGSHAPDVASGVTLPTGMGAAQIRAGLGAAAAAGAAALPDLALTRGRLRLIAEQPDLASRSYAALAPQRERGLRYLIALGVRAETAGYLCAAYLGATFEAWMQWATGSDPDPVPYLLAAVDVLRMPDA; encoded by the coding sequence GTGAATATCGGCCAGCCGCCCGCGACCCGCCCGCCTTCGGATGAGCGCGCCGCCGGGCGCCCCGCAACGATCAACCCCGACGCCGTCGCCCGGATCGCCCTGCACCTGTTCGCGGAGCGGGGGTACGAAGCGACGTCCATGGAGGACATCGCAAGCGCGGCGGGCATCGGCCGCAAAAGTTTATACCGCTACTTCGCCAGCAAGGCCGATCTCGTCTGGGGCGGCATCGAGCCCGCCGCGGAGGCCGCTGGCCTGGCGCTGGATACGGCGGCCGACGGCGGCACGTCCCGCAGTGCTCCCGGCACCGGCTCCGGCAGCCACGCGCCCGACGTCGCCTCCGGCGTCACGCTTCCAACCGGAATGGGCGCGGCGCAGATCCGCGCAGGGCTTGGCGCGGCGGCCGCCGCCGGAGCGGCGGCGCTGCCGGACCTCGCCCTCACGCGCGGCCGGCTGCGGCTGATCGCCGAACAGCCGGACCTGGCCAGCCGGAGCTATGCCGCGCTGGCGCCCCAGCGGGAGCGGGGCCTGCGGTATCTGATCGCGCTCGGCGTCCGCGCGGAAACCGCCGGGTATCTTTGCGCCGCCTATCTCGGGGCAACATTCGAGGCCTGGATGCAGTGGGCCACCGGCAGCGATCCGGATCCCGTGCCGTACCTGCTGGCCGCCGTGGACGTGCTCCGGATGCCGGACGCCTGA
- a CDS encoding DinB family protein, with amino-acid sequence MTIVDEQGRTEPPLAADETATLLGFLDYQRATLAWKCAGLDAAGLGATTAASAMTLGGLLKHMAYVESEWFSRVLHARDREAPFDAVDWKADPDWDWHSAAGDSPEQLRALWQDAVERSRERVAEALAGGGLDQLARRRWSDGSAPSLRWILCHMIEEYARHNGHADLLRETVDGQTGE; translated from the coding sequence ATGACGATTGTGGATGAGCAGGGCCGTACCGAACCGCCCCTTGCAGCCGACGAGACCGCGACCCTCCTGGGGTTCCTGGATTACCAGCGGGCCACGCTGGCGTGGAAATGCGCCGGGCTGGATGCCGCGGGCCTCGGGGCTACCACGGCCGCCTCGGCCATGACGCTGGGCGGGCTGCTGAAGCACATGGCCTACGTGGAGAGCGAGTGGTTTTCCCGCGTCCTGCACGCACGGGACCGGGAGGCCCCGTTCGATGCCGTGGACTGGAAGGCCGACCCTGACTGGGACTGGCATTCCGCCGCCGGCGACAGCCCGGAACAGCTGCGGGCCCTGTGGCAGGACGCCGTCGAGCGCTCGCGGGAACGGGTCGCCGAGGCCCTGGCCGGCGGCGGCCTGGACCAGCTGGCCCGGCGCCGGTGGTCCGACGGTTCGGCGCCCAGCCTGCGCTGGATCCTGTGCCACATGATCGAGGAGTATGCCCGGCATAACGGCCATGCCGACCTCCTCCGCGAGACCGTGGACGGCCAAACCGGGGAGTAG
- a CDS encoding DUF2306 domain-containing protein: MAAGLILLSLIPVIAGAARLTELTGGAAVTPQNARFFASPVPVVAHIVSVTAYSLLGAFQFLPSLRGRRGWHRIAGRVLAPAGLLAALSGLWMTLFYPLPPGDGPALFVLRLVFGSAMAASIVLGIAAIMRRDFVRHGAWMTRGYAIGVAAGTQALTGLPWMLLVGTPDEPTGQRSSAPRG, translated from the coding sequence GTGGCCGCCGGACTGATCCTGCTCAGCCTCATCCCCGTGATTGCGGGGGCGGCCCGGCTGACCGAACTGACCGGCGGCGCCGCCGTCACCCCGCAGAACGCCCGGTTCTTCGCCTCGCCCGTGCCGGTAGTGGCGCACATTGTCAGCGTCACCGCCTACAGCCTGCTGGGGGCATTCCAGTTCCTCCCCTCCCTGCGCGGCCGCCGCGGCTGGCACCGCATCGCCGGCCGCGTCCTGGCGCCGGCCGGCCTGCTGGCGGCCCTGTCCGGATTGTGGATGACCCTCTTCTATCCGCTGCCGCCGGGGGACGGGCCGGCGCTTTTTGTCCTGCGGCTCGTCTTTGGCTCGGCCATGGCGGCGAGCATCGTCCTGGGAATAGCCGCCATCATGCGCCGGGACTTCGTGCGGCACGGGGCATGGATGACGCGCGGCTATGCGATCGGCGTCGCCGCGGGGACGCAGGCGCTGACCGGGCTGCCGTGGATGCTGCTGGTGGGTACGCCCGATGAGCCGACCGGGCAGCGCTCCTCGGCGCCGCGTGGCTGA
- a CDS encoding TetR/AcrR family transcriptional regulator codes for MTQQAERMRRIPLSRDRVLRAAVALADEVGIEALSMRRLAQELGVVPMALYKHVAGKEELLDAMVDALVSEIDPPVPGAGWRDAVRLRVLSARAALLRHPWARQVLESRTNKTPAVLGYMDSFIGMFLAGGFSVDLTHHVMHALGSRMWGFTQELFDDAAASAEQPADFPPEAQAAMLREMAERYPNILKVAAASAHEDSVVGRGCDDQFEFEFALDLLLAGFERLHRQHWTSTPKSL; via the coding sequence ATGACCCAGCAAGCCGAGCGGATGCGGCGAATCCCGCTGAGTCGGGACCGCGTGCTGAGGGCCGCCGTCGCACTGGCCGATGAGGTGGGGATTGAGGCGCTGAGCATGCGCCGGCTCGCCCAGGAGCTCGGGGTCGTGCCCATGGCGCTCTACAAGCACGTTGCCGGCAAGGAGGAACTCCTCGACGCCATGGTGGACGCCCTGGTCAGCGAGATCGATCCCCCCGTCCCCGGCGCCGGCTGGAGGGACGCCGTTCGGCTGCGGGTGCTCTCGGCCCGGGCGGCACTCCTGCGCCACCCCTGGGCCCGGCAGGTCCTGGAATCGCGCACCAACAAGACGCCGGCGGTCCTGGGCTACATGGATTCCTTCATCGGCATGTTCCTGGCCGGCGGCTTCTCCGTGGACCTGACCCACCACGTCATGCATGCCCTGGGCAGCCGGATGTGGGGGTTTACCCAGGAATTGTTTGACGACGCCGCCGCCTCGGCGGAGCAGCCGGCGGATTTTCCGCCCGAGGCACAGGCCGCCATGCTCCGTGAGATGGCCGAGCGGTATCCGAACATCCTGAAGGTCGCCGCCGCCTCCGCGCACGAGGACTCCGTGGTGGGGCGGGGCTGCGACGACCAGTTCGAGTTCGAATTCGCGCTCGATCTGCTCCTGGCGGGCTTTGAACGCCTGCACCGGCAGCACTGGACCTCGACGCCGAAAAGTCTCTGA
- a CDS encoding alpha/beta fold hydrolase: MTFTHGYAANGDVRMYYEVHGHARAGEPPLLLIPGGGSSIGTNFAGLIPALLAESLQVIAVEEEGHGRTAATGRPLTAENSADDVKAVMDELGLDTVDVLGFSAGGHTALALAMRYPASVRCLIAASTFAGRDAVGEEFWDGMAAATLDDMPEAYKDADRALNPEPGHLERMFELDRQRILTFRGWQDEDLRQITARTLVLCADRDVVSADHAVRMSRIIPGARLMIVPGTHGDYLGELAASGGDLRAMRTTVPYLLRFLEE, encoded by the coding sequence GTGACTTTCACGCACGGTTACGCGGCCAATGGCGACGTCCGGATGTACTACGAGGTCCACGGCCACGCGCGGGCCGGCGAGCCTCCGCTGCTGCTGATTCCCGGCGGCGGCTCGAGCATCGGGACCAACTTCGCGGGCCTCATCCCGGCCCTGCTGGCCGAGAGCCTGCAGGTGATCGCCGTCGAGGAGGAAGGCCACGGCCGGACCGCGGCAACAGGCCGCCCGCTCACCGCCGAAAACTCCGCCGACGACGTCAAGGCCGTGATGGACGAACTCGGCCTGGACACCGTGGACGTGCTCGGCTTCAGTGCCGGGGGCCATACCGCGCTGGCGCTGGCCATGCGGTACCCGGCGTCGGTCCGGTGCCTGATTGCCGCCTCCACCTTCGCCGGCCGGGACGCGGTGGGCGAGGAGTTCTGGGACGGCATGGCGGCGGCCACCCTTGACGACATGCCGGAGGCGTACAAAGACGCGGACCGGGCACTCAATCCCGAGCCCGGGCATCTCGAGCGGATGTTCGAGCTGGACCGGCAGCGGATCCTGACCTTTCGCGGCTGGCAGGACGAGGACCTGCGCCAAATCACGGCCCGCACTCTGGTGCTGTGCGCCGACCGGGACGTCGTCAGCGCCGACCACGCCGTGCGGATGTCCCGCATCATTCCCGGGGCGCGCCTGATGATCGTGCCGGGCACCCACGGCGACTACCTCGGCGAGTTGGCCGCCAGCGGCGGCGACCTGCGGGCCATGCGGACCACCGTCCCGTACCTGCTGCGGTTCCTGGAGGAGTAA
- a CDS encoding type I restriction endonuclease, which yields MEFAEKLSALAAKVRQQREVIQTEEATKNAFVMPFISTILGYDVFNPLEVVPEFIADVGLKKGEKIDYAIVKDGEVQILIECKKSTEPVKIEHASQLFRYFAVTNARIAILTNGEVYQFFTDLDAPNRMDAKPFLVLDLNDIDETLIPELQKLSKDVFDLDSIINAAGELKYIGELKRTLAAQFKEPEDEWVKFLTGRVYSGAYTQKVREQFTTLVAKASKQFLNDQVNDRLKKALGTPNFPQNDEAAAAATVTSAPVAEADLAEADGIETTLEEIEGYQIVRAIVCSEVKPARVSQRDAKSYFAVLLDDNNRKPIARLHFNRAQKYIGLFGADKEETRVPINSLEEIYEHTEALRQSVKSYL from the coding sequence ATGGAATTTGCAGAAAAGCTCTCCGCACTGGCAGCAAAGGTGCGCCAACAGCGAGAAGTTATTCAAACCGAAGAGGCGACTAAGAACGCGTTCGTCATGCCCTTCATTTCCACCATCTTGGGCTATGACGTCTTCAATCCATTGGAAGTCGTTCCCGAGTTCATAGCGGATGTTGGCCTCAAAAAGGGTGAGAAGATCGACTACGCCATCGTCAAGGATGGCGAAGTACAGATTCTGATCGAATGCAAAAAGTCCACCGAGCCAGTTAAGATCGAGCACGCATCGCAGCTGTTCCGATACTTTGCAGTGACCAATGCGCGGATTGCCATCCTGACCAACGGCGAGGTCTACCAGTTCTTCACTGATCTCGACGCACCAAACAGGATGGACGCGAAGCCCTTCTTGGTCCTTGACTTGAATGACATCGACGAGACTCTCATCCCTGAATTGCAAAAACTTTCCAAGGATGTCTTCGACCTCGATTCAATCATCAATGCGGCGGGTGAACTCAAGTACATAGGGGAACTTAAGAGGACGCTGGCTGCGCAGTTCAAGGAGCCGGAGGATGAATGGGTCAAGTTCCTGACCGGCCGTGTTTACTCGGGCGCCTATACGCAAAAGGTCCGTGAGCAGTTCACCACGCTTGTCGCCAAAGCTTCCAAGCAGTTTCTCAACGATCAGGTCAACGACCGGCTCAAGAAGGCGCTCGGGACACCCAATTTCCCGCAAAATGATGAGGCAGCCGCTGCTGCAACTGTCACTAGTGCCCCCGTGGCGGAGGCCGATCTGGCAGAAGCCGACGGCATTGAGACAACCCTGGAAGAAATCGAGGGTTACCAAATCGTCCGCGCCATCGTCTGCAGCGAGGTCAAGCCTGCACGTGTCTCGCAGCGAGACGCCAAGTCCTACTTTGCAGTGTTGCTCGACGACAACAACCGCAAGCCCATTGCCCGTCTCCACTTCAACCGCGCGCAGAAGTACATTGGACTATTCGGCGCCGACAAAGAAGAAACGCGAGTGCCCATCAACTCTCTCGAAGAGATCTATGAGCACACCGAGGCCTTGCGCCAAAGCGTGAAGAGCTACCTGTAA
- a CDS encoding medium chain dehydrogenase/reductase family protein — translation MKRVVIDRFGGPEVLNVIDVRDPRPGPGEVRVRVLASGVSFTDAQLRAGTYLGGPKPPFTPGYELVGVVDGLGPGCTRVKVGDRVGALTVWGANAELVCVPEAYAVAVPEDLDPAEVVSLVFPYMTAYQLLHRTAKAKPGESVLVHGAAGRVGTAILELGVLAGLRLYGTAAARDCAAVERLGAVAIDYQNDDFLARVRGLTGDGVDIALDGIGGPLSLRSFRALRPGGRLVVFGRYATIAQGRKNWPGVFAWYAATGAVAAWGVLSPRRKVMSYRVQKLRIHHQDWFEADFLALLGMLRRGEIHPVVAERLPLAEARHAHELLGSTAATGKIVLVP, via the coding sequence ATGAAGCGTGTGGTGATCGACCGCTTCGGCGGCCCCGAGGTCCTCAACGTGATTGACGTCAGGGATCCCCGGCCGGGCCCGGGCGAGGTCCGCGTCAGGGTCCTGGCATCGGGAGTATCGTTCACCGACGCCCAGCTGCGCGCCGGGACGTACCTCGGCGGACCCAAACCGCCCTTCACCCCCGGCTACGAACTCGTGGGCGTCGTTGACGGGCTCGGTCCCGGCTGCACCCGGGTCAAAGTTGGAGACCGCGTCGGCGCACTGACGGTGTGGGGCGCCAACGCCGAGCTCGTCTGCGTGCCCGAGGCATACGCGGTCGCGGTGCCCGAGGACCTCGACCCGGCCGAGGTGGTCAGCCTGGTCTTCCCGTACATGACCGCCTACCAGCTGCTGCACCGGACAGCCAAGGCGAAGCCCGGGGAAAGTGTGCTGGTGCACGGGGCGGCCGGCCGGGTGGGCACGGCGATCCTGGAGCTCGGCGTCCTGGCCGGACTCCGGCTCTACGGGACGGCGGCCGCCCGGGACTGCGCGGCGGTGGAGCGGCTCGGCGCGGTGGCGATCGACTACCAGAACGACGACTTCCTGGCCCGGGTCCGCGGGCTCACCGGCGACGGCGTGGACATCGCCCTGGACGGGATCGGCGGCCCGCTGTCGCTGCGCTCCTTCCGGGCGCTCCGGCCCGGCGGACGGCTCGTCGTGTTCGGCCGGTACGCCACGATCGCGCAGGGGCGCAAGAACTGGCCGGGAGTCTTCGCCTGGTACGCGGCCACCGGGGCCGTCGCCGCATGGGGCGTTCTGTCACCCCGGCGCAAAGTCATGTCCTACCGCGTCCAGAAGCTGCGCATCCACCATCAGGACTGGTTCGAGGCGGACTTCCTCGCCCTCCTCGGGATGCTCCGCCGCGGCGAGATCCACCCGGTGGTGGCCGAGCGCCTGCCCCTGGCCGAGGCCCGGCACGCCCACGAGCTGCTGGGCAGCACTGCGGCAACAGGCAAGATCGTGCTCGTCCCCTGA